CTTAGGGTTTAATGCTGAGACTAAGAAGTCAGATGTTGGTAAGTACTTTAAAAATATAGAAAATAACTTGACAACAACTAAAACAAAGCTTGAGAAAATTGTTGATGACATGAAAAATGAAAATAATCCTAATGCTATTGGTGTAGAGACTGAAGTAAAAAAACTAATTAGTGAAAAACTTAATAAGATAATAGAAGGAGCTAAGACTATTAGTGTTGCGATTGGAGATGCTAGTGAATTAATTGCTAATGTTGCTACTGGTACTGCTGGAGGTACTGCTGGTGGGGAAGTTGATAATCTAGTAAAAGGAATGAAATCAATTGTAGAAGTGGTACTTAAAGAAGGTAAACATGATGCTGGTACCGAGAAAAAAGCTGATGTTCTTGGTGCAAGAAATGGAAATGCTGAGGGTGAGGCAGGTAAATTATTTGCTTCTGATCAAGCTGGCAGTGATGCTAGCAATGCAAAAAAAGCAGCAGCCGATGCTGCTAAGGCTGTTGGAGCAATAACCGGAGCTGATATTTTACAAGCTATGGTTAAAGCTGGCGGTGATGCTGCTAAGTTGGCTTCTGGGGCTTCTGCGCCCGATGCTAAAAAAGATGCAGTTATAGCAGGAGGAATAGCATTAAGAGCAATGGCTAAGAATGGTAAATTTGCGAATAGGAGTGATGCTAATGAGTATGCTCCCGAAGTTAAAGGGGTAGTAATAAGTGCAGTTACTAAAGTATTAGATACTCTAACTATAGCAATAAGAAAAACGGTTGATGAAGGCCTT
This DNA window, taken from Borrelia coriaceae, encodes the following:
- a CDS encoding variable large family protein, with product MKINIKNIKVKSICVTLFISLFLACNNGIEELEKRNTFLSSLANLGNDFLSVFTSFGDTLGGVLGFNAETKKSDVGKYFKNIENNLTTTKTKLEKIVDDMKNENNPNAIGVETEVKKLISEKLNKIIEGAKTISVAIGDASELIANVATGTAGGTAGGEVDNLVKGMKSIVEVVLKEGKHDAGTEKKADVLGARNGNAEGEAGKLFASDQAGSDASNAKKAAADAAKAVGAITGADILQAMVKAGGDAAKLASGASAPDAKKDAVIAGGIALRAMAKNGKFANRSDANEYAPEVKGVVISAVTKVLDTLTIAIRKTVDEGLKTVKEAMKINSDVTPVTTGAGAVTK